From the genome of Bradyrhizobium elkanii USDA 76, one region includes:
- a CDS encoding AAA domain-containing protein encodes MIRLCPNCTTERPVTEIFCEGTLNGLTCGWDLSTVDITPRGATRLKPNPPVNPSASVPICRNGHQGSPGDLICSVCGEPIIERQEAPSAAEPMPGPELAPEGETIVDGWRLQDRIASSSAVRERFVATRGSDGQRGILTLYAIGAEPDQAIYDLLLKLPRDHVPEFFATGRWQERAYEVAEEFKGGTLTDLAVDPTDPAAVAKLVGELAQAVHALTEAGLRHRDLRPSVIFVRSRDPLDLVISGFGSARLSEFDLDIVSPLETTRYMAPEAIAGGVAPASDWWSMGMILLEKITQGACFAGINEQAFLIHVLTNGVHLPESLDERINTLLRGLLARDRRQRWQWKEVQAWLRGETISAPAADRAGDTEGHASISLGGKQYRSANTFALAAAEATNWDQAKTLVLRGAVASWAAEAGFEAAIAAGLRQILRTEDLQEDLKLSISLKTLNPSMPLIVRGNIVTPGWLLDHPGDGYSLITGPAPDLLRKIDPDDWLWRLKVRSDTVRKRLDQLEIAVDEDALRVHLLSTSMARLAALWEERRKLFPDTDHAGVAALTERRISAEEDLLILLSATSNQFRSVAEVIEEAEKEASAAGLSNFSAEETTTLLGRPRREIYQAIDERIQNFARCGIKEVDEWADQFRLDRRMPLGRALALLCVPPETWKPLPKQGYVSTILDFFAKRISGGVLRGPLTRMLIGKSARIDLTELDTSRVPAGEILDQLLGRTNRIVNLDPAAFADDDSLERRLRSLHSHALLYKRDTGIDGLYLGFPFLIMRDHRPNARPRIAPVLLWPVRVSPEVGNRGHVTLGYGRDRNPDTEIEHVLVNPALEGMVGIPEARRWQEAANELLTHASLSVQAVMDAFSRLAQPVGNELTALPGKDVEVAAQERQLVPAAVLFHLAFMGQAVMKDLETLRGLPPTATALEAALRLNEQQPEPSASPQVKEVERYFTADSDPSQEAAVLEARQAPGLVIEGPPGTGKSQTIVNMVADAIGTGKSLLVICQKQAALEVVRKRLDKERLSDRFVMITDANRDREAIVGAVRSQVQALHNLPPGGSPAWKRERERLAARIETLEMELDRRQIALHSVDDRTGLSYRALLGELLAIEEGRAKPIEAPELRPLLSDLHPADVATIEENCAPLAKFWLSSKFEDNPLSALKPFNPDRGTAAALASLLQAFLQADARREQTDAETSNCLTIPDAAEFRSWLVEAGELRSISDSVCANLARLRPLFRSVEDGASEAARILEGLSAIKEIFSSLNGPAYKPNFCSKLIALNEDELRSAGELAGQVRLPASALQWINPLHWLRTRRVRQFLASLQLPQDNDAISSLYYAVELELAMRQPRRELEHYFTTLFGRAPNLDLSPGKLADFAERLGSFLEGLGGHNSLIDRCPSRLELDKALSAGNTEELGSFFERADLALKRHDIREQSRAALDRLRTYFDELWLGSRRSAIENGRSNTNAIDQIVQALPMLSSYQEYRLRSSRLGDKERAIFATLRSTESELSKLASEDLDGCVRATIRREAHLAWKAGMEGASPDVLFDGDEVEAKVKSLAEADAQIRQYNRDLLVQGIDASKVRATVEWDAITKLRGPRALRLREFIDRAAPLGLFALRPVWLMTPDVASRVLQPRAGLFDTVIFDEASQMPVEYALPSLFRSRLVVVSGDEKQMPPTSFFASKVENDEAAIFDGEEPEEGASEEEREAFAETWNRREIKDCPDLLQLARSALRTRTLQVHYRSKYRELISFSNASFYSNGLSVPVRHPEETIRRLKPIEVVRSDGTYKAQTNQKEASDVVAYLSELWEDSSPPSVGVVTFNRKQADAIEDALEDRAENDAAFREALMRERERMEHGEDMGFFVKNVENVQGDERDIIVFSTTFGRNEHGVFRKSFGALGHAGGERRLNVAVTRAREKVVIATSMPTVEISDLLTRRSGPRVPRDYLQGYLEYARTVSDGLADSGKTLLERMVTQQRPHNEAGHHEDDGFTRSVEAFLEANGYKASRARDGGAFSLDFAVTDPRTGLYAIGVECDAPRHRLLQRARAREIWRPKVLGRAVPYVHRVSSYAWTHAGDAERLRLKNAVEYALRGGGLQ; translated from the coding sequence ATGATCAGACTTTGTCCGAACTGCACCACCGAACGTCCCGTCACCGAGATCTTCTGCGAAGGCACGTTGAATGGCCTAACCTGCGGCTGGGACCTGTCGACGGTCGATATCACGCCGCGTGGTGCGACGAGACTGAAGCCGAATCCACCTGTAAATCCCTCTGCGAGCGTTCCGATCTGCCGAAACGGTCATCAGGGCTCTCCCGGCGACCTGATCTGCAGTGTCTGCGGCGAGCCGATCATCGAACGGCAGGAAGCGCCCTCAGCGGCCGAACCCATGCCAGGGCCGGAGCTCGCGCCCGAGGGCGAAACCATCGTGGACGGCTGGCGCCTGCAGGACCGGATCGCCTCATCCAGTGCAGTCCGCGAACGCTTCGTCGCCACGCGCGGCTCGGACGGTCAACGGGGAATACTCACGCTTTACGCGATAGGCGCGGAGCCGGATCAAGCGATCTATGATTTGCTCTTAAAGCTCCCTCGAGATCACGTCCCGGAATTCTTCGCCACCGGTCGCTGGCAAGAGCGCGCCTATGAGGTCGCGGAGGAATTCAAGGGCGGCACGCTGACGGATCTCGCCGTCGATCCGACAGATCCGGCGGCCGTAGCGAAGCTGGTCGGCGAGCTAGCGCAGGCCGTTCACGCCCTCACTGAAGCTGGATTGCGACACAGGGATCTCCGCCCTTCCGTCATCTTCGTGCGCTCAAGGGACCCGCTTGACCTCGTCATCAGTGGCTTCGGATCGGCACGGCTCTCCGAATTCGACCTCGATATCGTGTCTCCGCTCGAAACCACCCGCTATATGGCGCCCGAGGCGATAGCCGGCGGCGTCGCGCCGGCTTCCGACTGGTGGAGCATGGGGATGATCTTGCTGGAAAAGATCACCCAAGGCGCGTGCTTCGCAGGTATCAACGAGCAGGCCTTTCTGATCCACGTTCTGACCAACGGCGTACACCTGCCTGAAAGTCTGGATGAGCGGATCAACACCTTGCTTCGCGGCTTGTTGGCCCGTGACAGGCGCCAGCGCTGGCAGTGGAAGGAAGTTCAAGCCTGGTTGCGCGGAGAGACCATCTCGGCTCCAGCGGCCGACCGAGCGGGCGACACAGAGGGCCACGCCTCGATTTCGCTGGGTGGCAAGCAATATCGATCTGCAAACACATTCGCATTGGCAGCGGCTGAAGCTACGAACTGGGACCAAGCCAAGACCCTCGTCCTCAGAGGCGCGGTTGCAAGTTGGGCTGCCGAAGCCGGCTTCGAAGCGGCGATAGCGGCGGGTCTGAGGCAAATCCTGCGCACCGAAGATCTTCAGGAGGATTTGAAGCTTTCCATCTCTCTTAAGACGCTCAACCCGTCGATGCCTCTGATCGTCAGAGGTAATATCGTCACACCGGGTTGGCTGCTCGATCACCCGGGCGACGGCTACAGTCTGATCACCGGCCCGGCACCCGATCTGCTCCGGAAGATTGATCCGGACGATTGGCTCTGGCGCCTGAAGGTCCGCTCCGACACGGTGCGAAAGCGGTTGGACCAGCTGGAAATCGCGGTCGACGAAGATGCTCTGCGCGTCCACCTTCTGTCGACCTCTATGGCCCGCCTGGCCGCGCTTTGGGAAGAACGGCGAAAGCTTTTCCCCGACACCGATCACGCCGGCGTGGCCGCGCTCACTGAGCGCCGCATTTCGGCGGAAGAAGATCTCCTCATCCTGCTCAGCGCGACCTCGAACCAGTTCCGCTCGGTTGCCGAGGTCATCGAAGAAGCCGAAAAGGAAGCGTCGGCGGCCGGTCTTAGCAACTTTTCCGCCGAGGAAACGACGACCCTCCTTGGCCGGCCACGTCGCGAGATCTATCAGGCGATCGACGAGCGTATTCAGAACTTTGCCAGATGCGGCATCAAGGAAGTCGACGAGTGGGCGGACCAGTTCCGTCTGGACAGACGGATGCCTCTTGGGCGCGCGCTCGCCCTTCTCTGTGTGCCCCCCGAGACGTGGAAACCGCTTCCAAAGCAAGGCTACGTCTCGACGATCTTGGACTTTTTCGCCAAGCGGATTTCGGGCGGAGTATTGCGCGGGCCGCTGACGCGGATGCTGATTGGCAAATCGGCCAGGATCGATCTCACCGAACTCGATACGTCCAGGGTGCCGGCGGGCGAGATTCTCGATCAGCTGCTTGGCCGCACGAACCGGATCGTGAACCTCGATCCGGCGGCTTTTGCCGATGATGATAGCCTTGAGCGACGGTTGCGCTCGTTGCACTCCCACGCGCTGCTCTACAAGCGCGATACCGGCATCGATGGCCTGTATCTGGGATTTCCATTCCTGATCATGCGCGATCATCGGCCGAATGCGAGACCGCGGATTGCGCCGGTACTGCTGTGGCCGGTGCGCGTCAGTCCCGAGGTCGGAAATCGCGGTCATGTCACGTTGGGATACGGACGTGACAGAAACCCAGACACGGAGATCGAGCACGTTCTCGTCAATCCGGCTCTCGAAGGAATGGTTGGCATCCCGGAGGCGAGACGTTGGCAAGAAGCGGCCAACGAGCTTCTTACCCATGCAAGCTTGTCCGTCCAGGCGGTGATGGACGCCTTCAGCCGATTGGCCCAGCCAGTCGGCAACGAATTGACGGCGCTTCCGGGCAAGGACGTCGAGGTCGCAGCGCAGGAACGCCAATTGGTACCTGCAGCCGTGCTCTTCCATCTGGCCTTCATGGGTCAGGCCGTCATGAAGGATCTCGAGACCCTCCGGGGCCTACCTCCGACGGCGACAGCGCTCGAGGCCGCGCTCCGTCTGAACGAACAGCAGCCGGAGCCTTCTGCATCGCCGCAAGTGAAGGAGGTCGAGCGATACTTCACGGCCGACAGCGATCCTTCGCAGGAGGCGGCCGTCTTGGAAGCGCGTCAGGCCCCGGGACTGGTCATCGAAGGACCTCCCGGAACTGGCAAGAGCCAAACCATCGTCAATATGGTCGCGGACGCCATCGGCACGGGAAAATCACTCCTGGTGATCTGTCAGAAGCAAGCCGCTCTCGAAGTCGTGCGCAAACGTTTGGACAAGGAGCGCCTGAGCGATCGCTTCGTCATGATCACCGACGCCAATCGCGACCGCGAGGCGATCGTGGGTGCGGTCCGTTCGCAGGTCCAGGCGTTGCACAATCTGCCCCCCGGAGGGTCTCCGGCCTGGAAGCGAGAGCGAGAGCGCCTCGCGGCGCGCATCGAGACGCTCGAGATGGAGCTGGACCGCCGGCAAATCGCGCTCCATTCCGTGGATGATCGGACCGGATTGTCCTATCGAGCGCTGCTCGGCGAACTGCTCGCGATCGAAGAAGGCAGAGCCAAGCCGATCGAGGCTCCTGAGCTCCGGCCTTTGCTGTCGGATCTACATCCCGCAGATGTGGCAACGATCGAGGAGAATTGCGCTCCGCTCGCGAAGTTCTGGCTGTCGTCGAAATTCGAAGACAATCCCCTGTCCGCCCTCAAGCCGTTCAATCCCGACCGAGGAACCGCGGCTGCACTCGCCTCGCTTCTGCAAGCATTTTTGCAAGCCGATGCCCGGCGCGAACAGACCGATGCTGAGACCTCGAACTGCCTGACAATACCGGATGCGGCGGAATTTAGATCCTGGCTCGTCGAAGCGGGCGAGCTGCGTTCGATCAGCGATTCGGTGTGCGCAAATCTCGCTCGATTGCGGCCGCTGTTTCGCAGCGTCGAGGATGGGGCATCGGAAGCTGCGCGTATTCTCGAGGGCCTATCGGCGATTAAGGAAATCTTCTCATCGCTCAATGGCCCAGCCTACAAGCCGAACTTTTGCTCCAAGCTGATCGCCTTGAATGAGGATGAGCTGCGCTCCGCTGGAGAGCTCGCGGGCCAGGTTCGCCTGCCGGCAAGTGCCCTACAATGGATCAACCCGCTACATTGGCTGCGAACGCGTCGTGTACGCCAGTTTCTTGCGTCGCTGCAACTCCCGCAGGATAACGACGCTATCAGCTCACTGTATTATGCGGTCGAGCTCGAATTGGCCATGCGCCAGCCGAGGCGCGAACTCGAGCACTATTTCACGACCCTGTTCGGGCGAGCCCCCAATCTGGATCTGTCGCCTGGTAAGCTCGCCGATTTCGCCGAGCGCCTTGGCTCGTTCCTCGAGGGTCTGGGGGGCCACAATTCGCTCATCGATCGGTGCCCGAGCCGGCTTGAGCTCGATAAGGCGCTCTCGGCCGGAAACACCGAAGAGCTCGGATCGTTCTTTGAGCGGGCTGATCTCGCGCTCAAAAGGCATGACATAAGAGAGCAGAGCCGCGCCGCTTTGGACCGGCTTAGGACATATTTCGACGAACTGTGGCTCGGATCGAGACGCTCGGCGATCGAGAATGGTCGCTCCAATACGAATGCCATTGACCAGATCGTGCAGGCTCTGCCGATGCTAAGCAGTTACCAGGAATATCGACTTCGATCTTCGCGGCTTGGTGACAAGGAGCGTGCCATCTTCGCAACACTCAGGTCCACGGAGTCCGAGCTGTCGAAACTGGCTTCCGAAGATCTCGACGGCTGCGTTCGCGCCACCATACGCCGCGAGGCGCATTTGGCATGGAAGGCCGGTATGGAGGGTGCGAGTCCTGACGTGTTGTTCGATGGCGATGAGGTCGAAGCCAAGGTCAAATCGCTTGCGGAAGCCGACGCGCAGATCCGGCAATACAACAGGGACCTTCTCGTCCAAGGTATCGACGCCAGCAAAGTGCGTGCGACGGTCGAGTGGGATGCGATCACCAAGCTGCGCGGCCCGCGAGCACTAAGATTGCGCGAATTCATCGATCGCGCCGCTCCGCTCGGTCTGTTCGCGCTCCGCCCCGTCTGGCTCATGACACCCGATGTCGCCAGCCGCGTGCTGCAACCTCGCGCCGGATTGTTCGATACCGTCATCTTTGACGAGGCTTCGCAGATGCCCGTTGAATATGCCTTGCCCTCTTTATTCCGAAGCAGGCTTGTTGTCGTCAGCGGCGACGAAAAGCAGATGCCGCCGACCTCATTCTTTGCGAGCAAGGTCGAGAACGACGAAGCGGCGATATTCGACGGTGAAGAACCAGAAGAAGGAGCGAGCGAGGAGGAGCGCGAGGCCTTCGCAGAGACATGGAACCGCCGAGAGATCAAGGATTGTCCCGACCTCCTCCAACTCGCCCGCTCCGCACTCCGCACCCGTACTTTGCAGGTGCACTATCGTTCGAAGTATCGGGAACTGATTTCATTCTCGAACGCCTCATTCTACAGCAACGGTCTTAGCGTCCCCGTTCGCCATCCCGAAGAAACAATCCGTAGACTCAAACCAATCGAAGTGGTGCGCTCGGACGGCACTTACAAGGCCCAGACGAACCAAAAGGAAGCCAGCGATGTCGTGGCATACCTATCCGAGCTTTGGGAGGATTCATCGCCGCCGTCGGTCGGTGTCGTCACGTTCAACCGCAAGCAGGCCGACGCCATAGAAGATGCTCTGGAAGACCGCGCCGAAAACGATGCAGCATTCCGTGAGGCACTGATGCGCGAGCGCGAACGTATGGAGCATGGCGAGGATATGGGCTTTTTCGTTAAGAACGTGGAGAACGTACAAGGCGATGAGCGTGACATCATCGTTTTCTCTACGACCTTCGGCCGCAACGAGCACGGCGTCTTCCGCAAGAGCTTCGGCGCGCTCGGACACGCAGGCGGCGAGCGCCGCCTGAACGTCGCGGTGACGCGCGCAAGAGAAAAGGTGGTCATCGCCACATCGATGCCGACGGTTGAGATATCGGACCTGCTGACGAGACGGAGCGGTCCCAGGGTGCCGCGCGACTATCTGCAAGGCTACCTTGAATATGCCAGGACCGTCTCCGACGGCCTTGCAGACTCCGGCAAGACTCTGTTGGAGCGGATGGTCACCCAACAGCGTCCCCACAACGAAGCCGGACATCACGAGGACGACGGCTTCACCAGGTCCGTCGAAGCCTTCCTGGAGGCGAATGGCTACAAGGCCAGCCGGGCTCGCGATGGCGGCGCATTCAGCCTTGATTTCGCCGTAACCGATCCGCGGACCGGCCTCTACGCGATCGGCGTCGAATGCGACGCGCCGCGACATCGATTGCTTCAGAGAGCGCGTGCTCGTGAGATCTGGCGTCCGAAGGTATTAGGGAGGGCCGTCCCATACGTTCACAGAGTTTCGTCATATGCTTGGACTCATGCGGGAGACGCCGAACGCCTGCGGCTCAAGAACGCTGTAGAATACGCGCTCCGTGGGGGAGGATTACAATGA